The Methylocaldum marinum genome includes the window TGAAGGTTTCGACAAGCACCTGCGGGCGGGTGCGCGCAAGGCCATCCTGTCCGCGCCCAGCAAGTCCGACGGGATGCGCTTCGTCGTGCCCGGGGTCAATGCCCCGGAGGACGAGCGGATGATCTCGTGCGCGAGCTGCACGACCAACTGCATCGCGCCCCCGGCCGAGATCATGGGCCGGCGCATCGGTGTCCGCAAGGCCATCATGACCACCGTGCACGCCTATACCTCCTCGCAATCGATCGTGGACGCGCCGAGCAAACGCAAGGAGCGCGGCCGGGCTGGCGCGGCGAACCTGGTGCCCACGTCGACCGGCGCGGCCGAGTCGACGGCCAAGGTGCTCACCGACTACCAGGACCGGTTCGACGGCGTCGCGGTGCGCGCTCCGGTGGCCGTCGGCTCGCTCGCCGACATGACCTTTCTCACCGCGCGGGCCACCCGTCGCGACGAGGTCAACGGCATTTTCCGGGAGGAAGCGGGAAGCGAGCGATACCGGGGAATCCTGCGCGTCACGGAGGACCCGATCGTCTCCTCCGACATCATCAAGGACCCGTGTGCCTCCCTCGTCGACCTCCGGATGACGCGCGTCGTCGACGGCGACCTGGTCAAGGTGATGGCCTGGTACGACAACGAATGGGGCTATGCCGCACAGATGGTGCGCGCGGGCCTCTCGATGGTCGCCCGCTGAAGCGACAAATTTGAGGTAGGGAGCATGTCCACAACGACTTACGTCCGATGGCTGTCGGAACTTGGATCGCGGGATGTCGGCTAGGTCGGCGGGAAGAACGCCTCGCTGGGCGAAATGCTGCGGCAGCTCAAGCGGACCGGCATCCGGGTTCCCGCCGGCTTTGCCACGACCGCGCAGGCTTATTGGGATTTCGTTCAGGCAAATGACCTGCGCGGGCAGATCTCCGCCGCGCTCGAAGCGCTTCAACGCGGGCGGGTCTCCCTCGCCGAGGCGGGACAAAGAATCCGAAATGCCTTTTACCGGGCCGAGTTTCCCTCCGAAATCGCCGACACGATCGCTCAGGCCTACCGGGACCTGGCCGAGCAGACCGGACGGAAGGATCCGGACGTCGCGGTCCGCAGCAGCGCCACGGCCGAGGACCTCCCCGAGGCCAGCTTCGCCGGCCAGCAGGAGACGTTCCTCAATATCCGCGGCGAGCGGGCGCTGCTCGACGCTTGCCGGCGCTGCTTCGCTTCGCTCTTCACCGACCGCGCCATTATCTATCGCGAAAACCACGGCTTCGATCACTTGCGCGTGGCGCTCTCCATCGGCGTGCAGCGCATGGTGCGCTCGGATCGGGCGGGCGCGGGCATCATGTTCTCGATCGACACGGAGACCGGCTTTCCCGATGTCGTCCTGATCGACGCGAACTGGGGGTTGGGCGAGACCGTGGTGCAAGGCACGGTCGATCCCGATGCCTACGCGGTGTTCAAGCCGTTGCTGAAGCAGGAAGCCTATCGCCCCATCATCGACAAGACGATCGGGCGTAAAGCCGAGAAGGTCATCTACGCCGAGGCAGGCGAGACGCGAACGGTCGATTGCGCGCCCGAGGAACGATCGCACTACGTCCTCGCCGACGACGAGATCCTCGCCCTCGCGCGCTGGGCGGCCGAGATCGAGAATCACTACGGCCGCCCCATGGATATGGAATGGGCCAAGGACGGCGACACCAACGAGCTGTTCATCGTGCAGGCCCGGCCGGAGACCGTGCAGTCGCGCAAGGAGGCCGGCTCGCTCAAGAGCTACACGCTCCGGCGCAAGGGGCGACGGCTGATCGAGGGTCTGAGCATCGGGGATGCGATCGCCGCCGGAAAGGTCTGCAAGCTCAAGAGCGCGGACGAAATCGACCGGTTCGAGCCCGACGGGATCCTGGTGACCCCGATGACGGACCCGGACTGGGTGCCCATCATGAAAAAGGCGGCCGCCATCGTGACGGATCACGGCGGGCGCACCTCTCACGCCGCCATCGTGAGCCGCGAGCTCGGCGTGCCCGCCGTGGTCGGGACGGGGCGGGCCACCGAGGTACTCGCGGATGGGAGCGAGGTGACGGTCTCCTGCGCCGAGGGCGATACGGGCTTCGTTTACGAAGGGATCGCCGACTACGACGTCAAGGATGTGCAGATCGAGGAAATTCCCGAGACCGCCACGAAGGTCATGTTCAACCTGGCCAATCCGGCGCGGCGTTGCGCTGGTGGCGGCTGCCCGCCGATGGCGTCGGTCTGGCGCGCATGGAGTTCATCATCGGCAATATCATTCGCATCCATCCGATGGCCTTGGTGCGCTGGCCGAAACTGGAGGACGCGAAGGCGCGCGACCGCATCGAAGAGCTGACACGCGGCTGGCCCGGCAAGCCCGACTACTTCGTCGACACCTTGGCTCAAGGCATCGCCCGCGTCGCCGCCTCCCAATACCCGAAGCCCGTGATCGTGCGGACCAGCGATTTCAAGACTAACGAATATGCGCGGCTCATCGGCGGACGGGAGTTCGAGCCCTAGGAACAGAACCCGATGCTCGGCTGGCGCGGGGCGAGCCGCTACTACGACGAGGGCTACCGCGAAGGCTTCGAGCTCGAGTGCCGGGCGATCCGCAGGGCACGCGGCGAAATCGGCATGAACAACGTCATCGTTATGATCCCGTTCTGCCGTACGCCCGAGGAAGCCGACCGGGTGCTCGAGATCATGGCCCACAACGGCCTGAAGCGCGGCGAGGACGGCTTTCAGGTTTACGTCATGTGCGAGATCCCGTCGAACGTCGTGCTGGCGCATCGCTTCTGCGAGCGCTTCGACGGCTTTTCCATCGGCAGCAACGACCTCACGCAGCTCGTCCTCGGCGTCGATCGCGATTCGGACCGGCTGGCGCCCCTTTTCGACGAACGCGACGAAGCGGTCCAGGGCCTGATACGGCAGGTCATCGAGACCGCCCACGCGCACGGCTGCAAGATCGGTCTGTGCGGACAGGCCCCGAGCGATCATCCGGAGTTCGCCCGGTTTCTCGTCGACGCTCAGATCGACTCGATTTCGGTCGATCCCACCAGCTTCTTTGCCGTGAAGCAACAGGTCGCCGCCAGGGAGGCGGAACGGACGCCTTGATCCGATGAGCGGGAGGGAGCCATGAAGATCGCGTTTTTCGAGATCGAGGCGTGGGAACGGGAGACGTTCGAGCCCTTGTCGCGGAACCACGAAGTGCGCTTTATCCCCGAGCCGTTGACCGAAGACAACATTTCGGCCCATCGGGATGTGGAGATAGTGTCCCCCTTCAT containing:
- the ppsA gene encoding phosphoenolpyruvate synthase codes for the protein MLRQLKRTGIRVPAGFATTAQAYWDFVQANDLRGQISAALEALQRGRVSLAEAGQRIRNAFYRAEFPSEIADTIAQAYRDLAEQTGRKDPDVAVRSSATAEDLPEASFAGQQETFLNIRGERALLDACRRCFASLFTDRAIIYRENHGFDHLRVALSIGVQRMVRSDRAGAGIMFSIDTETGFPDVVLIDANWGLGETVVQGTVDPDAYAVFKPLLKQEAYRPIIDKTIGRKAEKVIYAEAGETRTVDCAPEERSHYVLADDEILALARWAAEIENHYGRPMDMEWAKDGDTNELFIVQARPETVQSRKEAGSLKSYTLRRKGRRLIEGLSIGDAIAAGKVCKLKSADEIDRFEPDGILVTPMTDPDWVPIMKKAAAIVTDHGGRTSHAAIVSRELGVPAVVGTGRATEVLADGSEVTVSCAEGDTGFVYEGIADYDVKDVQIEEIPETATKVMFNLANPARRCAGGGCPPMASVWRAWSSSSAISFASIRWPWCAGRNWRTRRRATASKS
- a CDS encoding type I glyceraldehyde-3-phosphate dehydrogenase → MANVAINGLGRIGRATLKIVFDAPELDLVAVNDLATPEDLAYLLKYDSVYGRYGRSVEATGDGLVVDGRTYPVLNEKDPARLPWKSMNVDLVFECTGVFADREGFDKHLRAGARKAILSAPSKSDGMRFVVPGVNAPEDERMISCASCTTNCIAPPAEIMGRRIGVRKAIMTTVHAYTSSQSIVDAPSKRKERGRAGAANLVPTSTGAAESTAKVLTDYQDRFDGVAVRAPVAVGSLADMTFLTARATRRDEVNGIFREEAGSERYRGILRVTEDPIVSSDIIKDPCASLVDLRMTRVVDGDLVKVMAWYDNEWGYAAQMVRAGLSMVAR